CAAGCCACTCACCGTACTTGGCGTCAAAGATAACCTTTACGAAACCATCTGGTGTTCCTGCAGCTTTTGCCTTACCTGAAGCTGTGAATGGGAATTTACCAATCTTCAGCTCATAGCCTTTTTCTTTAGCTTGTTTCTCTGTAAGGCCGACAGAAGCGATTTCTGGTGTTGCATAGGTACAGCCAGGTATGTTGCCATAATCAAGCGGCTCTACGTGCAGCCCGGCAATCTTCTCCACACAAAGAATACCTTCAGCAGAAGCTACGTGTGCAAGCGCCTGGCCCGGAACGATGTCGCCAATAGCGTAGTAACCCGGTATGTTTGTCTGGTAATATTTATTTACAAGAACTTTATCTTTATCTGTCGCGATGCCAACTTCTTCAAGGCCTATGTTCTCGATGTTCGACTTAATGCCTACTGCAGAAAGCAATATATCAGCCTCAAGGATTTCTTCACCTTTTGCTGTCTTTACGGTAGCTTTCACGCCGTTGCCTGATGTATCAACCTTCTCAACAGATGCATTGGTCATAATGTTTATGCCCGATTTTTTAAGCGAACGCTCAAATTGTTTTGAAATGTCTTCATCTTCAACCGGAACGATGTTTGGCATAAATTCAACAATAGTAACCTGCGTGCCCATTGAATTGTAGAAATGTGCAAACTCAACACCAATAGCTCCTGAACCAACAACTATCATTGATTTTGGCTGCTCAGGAAGCGTCATTGCCTGGCGGTAACCAATTACTTTTTTACCATCCTGCGGCAGGTTAGGCAATTCGCGTGAGCGTGCGCCTGTCGCAATGATGATATGGTCAGCTGAATATTCTTCTTTCTTGCCGTCTTTCTCAACGCTTACTTTTTTACCAGGCATCACTTTGCCAAAGCCTTCGATAACGTCGATCTTGTTTTTCTTCATAAGGAACTGTATACCCTTGCTCATGCCGTCAGCTACGCCGCGGCTGCGTTGTATCACGGCGCCAAAGTCTTTGTCAAATTCTTTAACGGTAAGTCCGTAATCACTTGCATGCTTCAGGTAATCAAAAACCTGTGCACTTTTAAGTAGCGCTTTGGTAGGGATACATCCCCAGTTAAGGCAGATTCCGCCAAGGCTTTCTTTCTCTATAACTGCTGTTTTAAAGCCTAACTGTGAAGCCCTAATGGCTGTAACATATCCGCCGGGGCCGCTGCCTAAAACTATAATATCGTATTTCATGGTAATGTAATTTGCAGGTTTAATTTATGCGTACGAAAATAGGTATTTATTTGATTATGGTAAAATGTTAAAAGTGAATTTGATAGTTTCACCTCACTATTCCAGGATGTTCTTGTTTTTACCGTCAGCTTTATAAGAAATAACAGCTTTTTCTCCTACCGTACGCAATACAAGCCTTTCATCAGTTGTTTTATCACCTATTTTTATTTGTGTCAGATCATTTTTAGTTTCATGCCATAAAACTGCGCGCTGCCTTACCCTGTCATTAGTATTAGTATTCATAAGCAGGTACGCTATATCGTTTGAAGCATATAGATAAATTGCCTCGCCACCGTCCTTTCCGCCATAATCAAGCCCCTAAGCCAATGCGGTCTTCATCATCTGCGAAACCAAAACCACCCCTTTCATCTCCTGTAGTGTCATTAATGATATAAGACCATCCTGCAGAATTTCGGTCCTCAAGTTTTCCGCCCATTTGTAATTTTCCGTCTTTTCCCATATAAAGTCGGTCAGTGCCTTTTTCGTCCAGAAACACAAGGCCTGCCATTGTATCTTTCCTGTCGCGAAGCTTATGCGTTGGTATTGGGTTGCCCATCATTATAAAAGGCTTGCCATTTACGTCTTCTATGATTATTCCTTTCGTTCGTATAATATCATTTTTTTCAAATGTAAAGGATGCTAACATGGCAATAATTAATATTCCCGACAGGCTTAATAAAGCAAGGCGAAGTTGTCGAATCTGATTTTGCAGTGATTTGATCTGGTTGTCCATGAATTATACTTTTGATGATTATCCTTCACTTTCCACCGCAAATTGTGAATAATACAAATTCTTGTAATAGCCCTGCTCACGGTTGATAAGCTCATAATGGCGGCCTTCTTCAACAATCCGGCCTTTGTCCATTACGATTATCTTATCAGCGTTTACTACCGTTGCAAGCCTGTGGGCTATGACGATTGAAGTCCGCCCCTGGGTGATTTTCTCCGTGGCGTTGCGGATCAGTTCTTCGCTGTAGGTATCAACAGAAGATGTCGCCTCATCCAGAATCAATATACTCGGATTACTCACGTAAGCCCTAAGGAACGCTATAAGCTGCCTTTTGGCCTGACGACAGCATCACGCCGCGTTCTTTTACATTGTACTCATAACCGCCCGGCAGGCTGTTAATGAAGTCATGTACACCAATAGCCCTCGCCGCGGCAACCACCTGTTCGCGGGTTATGTTGGGGTCATAAAGGGTGATATTGTTGAGGATGGTATCGGCAAAAAGGAATACATCCTGTAACACAATGCCTATTTGCTTTCTAAGGCTGTCGAGGGTAAAATCGTCTATGTTGGTCCCCATCGATAGTAATAGTTCCGCTGTTGATCTCGTAGAAACGGTTCAGCAGGTTAATGATGGTAGATTTACCCGCACCGGTTGAGCCTACGATGGCCACGGTTTGCCCGGCAGGTACAGCAAGGTTAATCCCTTTGATTACTTCCTCACCGTCAATATAGCTGAAGCGAATATCTTTAAACTCAAGGTTACCTTTAAAGTGGGTTGCCTCAATTGTCCCGTTTTTCTGTACCTGGCCTTCAGATTCCAACAATTCAAACACACGGTCAGATGCGATGATACCCATCTGCAATTCATTGAACTTATCTGCAATCTGGCGCAGTGGGTTAAACAGCATCGGGATGAACATGGTATAGGCAAACAGGTCACCTGGTGTGGTAATGTTATCGCCGTTGATGATACTAATACCCCCGTACCATATTACGAAACCAAGGGTTAGCGACGAGATGATATCAGCAATAGGGAAGAAGATAGAGTTGTAAAAGAATATTCTTCAGCCAGGCATCATTATGCTTTTTATTTATCTGCTTGAATTTTTCGTACTCAATATCTTCACGGTTAAAAAGCTGCACAATCTTCATCCCTGTAACCCGCTCTTGCACAAAGGTATTTAGGTTGGCTACCTGTGTACGGACTTCCTCAAAAGCACCTTTCATTTTCTTCTGGAAGATGCGTGTGGCCTAAACCAATATCGGCATGGCCCCAAGCAACACGATGATGGTAAGCTTCCAGTTCATGTAGAGACATGACACCGAGGATAACCACCATTTTTAACAAATCGCTGATGATCATAAACAATCCCTGGCTGAAGATGCGTGCTATCGACTCCACTATCGAAAGCAGTACGCGTAACCAGCTTACCCACAGGCTCATTGTCATAAAACTTCATACGGAAAGCGCCGATGTGGCGAAACAGTTTTTCACGGATATCTTTCACGATATCCTGCCCGAGCCAATTCATTTAATATG
This genomic window from Flavobacterium sp. J372 contains:
- the lpdA gene encoding dihydrolipoyl dehydrogenase; this encodes MKYDIIVLGSGPGGYVTAIRASQLGFKTAVIEKESLGGICLNWGCIPTKALLKSAQVFDYLKHASDYGLTVKEFDKDFGAVIQRSRGVADGMSKGIQFLMKKNKIDVIEGFGKVMPGKKVSVEKDGKKEEYSADHIIIATGARSRELPNLPQDGKKVIGYRQAMTLPEQPKSMIVVGSGAIGVEFAHFYNSMGTQVTIVEFMPNIVPVEDEDISKQFERSLKKSGINIMTNASVEKVDTSGNGVKATVKTAKGEEILEADILLSAVGIKSNIENIGLEEVGIATDKDKVLVNKYYQTNIPGYYAIGDIVPGQALAHVASAEGILCVEKIAGLHVEPLDYGNIPGCTYATPEIASVGLTEKQAKEKGYELKIGKFPFTASGKAKAAGTPDGFVKVIFDAKYGEWLGCHMIGAGVTDMIAEAVVARKLETTGHEIIKSVHPHPTMSEAIMEAAAAAYDEVIHI